A part of Candidatus Deferrimicrobium borealis genomic DNA contains:
- the mnmG gene encoding tRNA uridine-5-carboxymethylaminomethyl(34) synthesis enzyme MnmG encodes MSGSPYEYPKEYDVIVVGGGHAGCEAALAAARMGCSTLLLTINADAIALMSCNPAIGGLAKGHLVREIDALGGEMGRNIDATGIQFRQLNTSKGPAVRSSRAQADKQLYRLRMKKALEATYGLDVKQAIVDGVVVDGDAAVGVDTNLDVRYRGKTVVLCPGTFLKGLVHVGLVSYPAGRAGDFPSMHLSDSLRRLGFSVGRLKTGTTPRLDAKTIDFSKTVRQEGDDRPVPFSFDTAAIRRPQLPCFLTYTNAATHEAIRSGLSRSPLYSGIIKGIGPRYCPSIEDKVVRFSGKERHQVFLEPEGLKTAEYYPNGVSTSLPYDIQMKMLRSIPGLESVEVIRPGYAIEYDFVDPVQLHSSLETKLVKNLFHAGQINGTSGYEEAGAQGVVAGINAALRVNGKPPMVLSRADAYIGVLIDDLTTKGAREPYRMFTSRAEYRLLLREDNADLRLSETGRRVGLLPEERYRRFVAKREGIDAFRKRLEEARVGAGHPLCAAVEQAGDALLRPGITYAEALRRPGVTGAMLLACDPELRGATPEAVEQAELTIKYEGYIRRQEEEAKNLKKYEEMRFPSAFPFKTVPGLSAEVRDKLVRVRPDSIGQAQRIPGVTPAAVALLLVVLRRGV; translated from the coding sequence ATGAGCGGGTCTCCGTACGAATATCCGAAGGAGTACGACGTCATCGTCGTCGGGGGCGGGCACGCCGGCTGCGAGGCGGCGCTGGCGGCGGCGCGGATGGGGTGCTCCACCCTCCTGCTGACGATCAACGCGGACGCCATCGCCCTGATGTCGTGCAATCCGGCGATCGGGGGATTGGCGAAGGGGCACCTGGTCCGGGAGATCGACGCGCTGGGCGGGGAGATGGGGCGGAACATCGACGCCACAGGGATCCAGTTCCGCCAGTTGAACACGAGCAAGGGGCCTGCGGTGCGCTCCTCGCGCGCCCAGGCGGACAAGCAGCTCTACCGCCTCCGGATGAAGAAGGCGCTGGAGGCCACGTACGGGCTGGACGTGAAGCAGGCGATCGTCGACGGGGTCGTGGTGGACGGGGACGCGGCGGTGGGGGTGGACACGAACCTCGATGTCCGGTACCGCGGGAAGACCGTGGTCCTCTGTCCCGGGACCTTCCTGAAAGGGTTGGTCCACGTCGGGCTCGTGAGCTACCCGGCCGGCAGGGCGGGGGATTTCCCCTCGATGCACCTGTCGGATTCCCTCCGCCGGCTCGGATTCTCCGTCGGGCGCCTGAAAACCGGCACCACCCCCCGGCTCGACGCCAAGACGATCGACTTCTCGAAGACCGTCCGCCAGGAGGGGGACGACCGGCCCGTCCCCTTTTCGTTCGACACGGCGGCGATCCGTCGGCCGCAGCTTCCGTGCTTCCTGACGTACACGAACGCCGCGACCCACGAGGCGATCCGGTCCGGCCTTTCCCGGTCACCGCTATATTCCGGAATCATCAAGGGAATCGGCCCCCGGTACTGCCCCTCCATCGAGGACAAGGTCGTCCGGTTCTCCGGCAAGGAGCGGCACCAGGTCTTCCTCGAGCCGGAGGGGTTGAAGACCGCGGAGTATTACCCGAACGGGGTCTCCACGAGCCTGCCGTACGACATTCAGATGAAGATGCTGCGGTCCATCCCGGGGCTGGAATCCGTTGAGGTCATACGACCCGGGTACGCGATCGAGTACGACTTCGTCGATCCCGTGCAGCTGCACTCCTCCCTCGAAACGAAGCTGGTGAAAAACCTCTTCCATGCCGGGCAGATCAACGGCACGAGCGGGTACGAAGAGGCGGGAGCGCAAGGGGTCGTGGCGGGGATCAACGCGGCGCTCCGGGTGAACGGGAAGCCGCCGATGGTGCTCTCGCGGGCCGACGCCTACATCGGGGTCCTGATCGACGACCTGACGACGAAGGGGGCGCGGGAGCCGTACCGGATGTTCACCTCCCGGGCGGAGTACCGGCTGCTGCTGCGGGAGGACAACGCGGACCTGCGCCTGTCCGAGACGGGGCGACGGGTCGGGCTGCTCCCGGAGGAGCGGTACCGCCGGTTCGTCGCGAAGAGGGAGGGGATCGACGCGTTCCGCAAGCGGCTCGAGGAGGCCCGGGTGGGGGCCGGCCACCCGCTGTGCGCCGCGGTGGAGCAGGCGGGGGATGCGCTCCTGCGGCCCGGCATCACCTACGCGGAGGCGTTGCGCCGCCCCGGGGTGACGGGCGCGATGCTCCTTGCCTGCGACCCGGAGCTGCGGGGGGCGACCCCGGAGGCGGTGGAGCAGGCGGAGCTGACCATCAAGTACGAAGGGTATATCCGGCGGCAGGAAGAGGAAGCCAAAAACCTTAAAAAATACGAAGAGATGCGTTTCCCATCCGCGTTTCCGTTCAAAACCGTTCCGGGCCTCTCCGCCGAGGTCCGTGACAAGCTCGTCCGGGTCCGGCCCGACTCCATCGGCCAGGCGCAGCGGATCCCCGGCGTGACGCCGGCGGCCGTCGCCCTCCTGCTGGTCGTGCTGAGGAGGGGGGTTTAA
- the rsmG gene encoding 16S rRNA (guanine(527)-N(7))-methyltransferase RsmG translates to MRGGGGGGVSPGLLREVLAEAGIPDFAGAAEQLALHANEMLRWNRSIRLTAITDPVEVAVKHVADSLLLLRFAPFPGRILDFGSGAGYPGIPLALYLPGARVSVLEASVKKCAFLSRARGLLGLSNVDVVQGRAEERRRLPLPPHDHIVTRATASARELVPLLSPYLADGGRFLFMMGPGAREGASGDLPATVTRRERYHLPRGMGEREIVEIEPAGR, encoded by the coding sequence ATGAGGGGCGGGGGAGGGGGGGGCGTCTCCCCCGGACTGTTGCGGGAGGTCCTCGCCGAGGCGGGGATCCCGGACTTCGCCGGGGCGGCGGAACAGCTTGCGCTCCACGCCAACGAGATGCTCCGGTGGAACCGGTCGATCCGCCTGACCGCCATCACCGACCCGGTCGAAGTGGCGGTGAAACACGTGGCGGACTCTCTCCTGCTCCTGCGGTTCGCGCCGTTCCCCGGTCGCATCCTCGATTTCGGTTCCGGCGCCGGGTACCCCGGCATTCCATTGGCCCTGTATCTCCCGGGGGCCCGCGTATCTGTTCTGGAGGCATCCGTCAAGAAGTGCGCGTTCCTCTCCCGGGCCCGGGGATTGCTGGGGCTTTCGAACGTCGACGTCGTCCAGGGGAGGGCGGAGGAGCGGAGGAGGCTCCCCCTTCCTCCGCACGACCACATCGTCACACGGGCCACGGCATCGGCGCGCGAGCTGGTCCCGCTCCTGTCGCCGTACCTGGCCGACGGGGGACGCTTCCTGTTCATGATGGGGCCGGGGGCCCGCGAGGGCGCTTCGGGGGATCTCCCGGCCACGGTGACCCGCCGGGAGCGGTACCATCTCCCCCGCGGGATGGGGGAGCGGGAGATCGTCGAGATCGAGCCGGCAGGACGGTAA
- the mnmE gene encoding tRNA uridine-5-carboxymethylaminomethyl(34) synthesis GTPase MnmE, whose amino-acid sequence MAGMSPPDHTTIVAPATPGGTGAISVVRLSGPGAFPAAGRLTGLSPSDAPPRTLRRCSVRNASGEILDAALAVFFPEPNSFTGEDVVEIHLHGNPVIVETVVRAACAAGAVPAEPGEFSRRAFHRGKMDLTQAEGLCDLIAARTEEAARSALRQMRGGIREEIVPLRERLLSLLTLQEAAIDFAEEDDVPAISSRQLSERVSEIIERLERLLRSYEAGRRFRDGATVVIAGVANVGKSRLLNRLAGEERAIVTETPGTTRDYLHADIPIGGVPVTLIDTAGLRETADPVEREGVRRSREIVATADLVLFVLDGSRAAAAADRSAYGEIASLPHLVLLNKSDLAAAEEGGGFAGSGKRGALRLSAKTGEGIGDLAAEIAREVAPAEGAIRTQAPLTRARQRLAVERALSALSRATAAAAEGLPLEFPAADVREAAGALAELLGEVAPEEVLDAIFNSFCIGK is encoded by the coding sequence ATGGCAGGAATGTCCCCCCCTGACCACACGACGATCGTCGCACCCGCCACGCCGGGCGGGACGGGCGCCATCTCCGTCGTGCGCCTCTCCGGGCCGGGCGCGTTTCCGGCCGCCGGGCGTCTCACCGGTCTCTCCCCTTCCGATGCTCCACCGAGGACGTTGCGGCGGTGTTCCGTCCGCAACGCGTCCGGCGAGATCCTCGACGCCGCGCTTGCCGTCTTCTTCCCCGAGCCGAACAGCTTCACGGGCGAGGATGTCGTGGAGATCCACCTTCACGGCAATCCCGTGATCGTGGAGACCGTCGTCCGGGCGGCGTGCGCGGCGGGGGCCGTACCGGCCGAACCGGGGGAATTCTCCCGGCGGGCGTTTCACCGGGGGAAGATGGACCTGACGCAGGCGGAGGGCCTCTGCGACCTCATCGCCGCCCGGACGGAGGAGGCGGCCCGTTCGGCGCTGCGGCAGATGCGGGGCGGCATCCGGGAAGAGATCGTCCCGCTGCGGGAGCGGCTCCTCTCCCTCCTCACGCTCCAGGAGGCGGCGATCGATTTCGCGGAAGAGGACGATGTCCCGGCGATCTCAAGCAGGCAACTGTCAGAACGGGTATCGGAAATAATCGAGCGCCTTGAGAGGCTCCTGCGGTCGTACGAGGCGGGGCGCCGGTTTCGGGACGGGGCGACGGTCGTGATCGCCGGTGTCGCGAACGTCGGGAAATCGCGACTGCTGAACCGGTTGGCGGGGGAGGAGCGCGCGATCGTGACGGAGACCCCGGGGACCACGCGCGATTATCTTCACGCCGACATCCCCATCGGCGGAGTCCCGGTGACGTTGATCGACACGGCCGGATTGCGGGAGACCGCGGACCCGGTGGAGCGGGAAGGGGTGCGACGCAGCCGGGAGATCGTCGCGACGGCGGATCTCGTCCTCTTCGTTCTGGACGGCAGCCGGGCGGCGGCGGCGGCGGACCGTTCGGCGTACGGAGAGATCGCTTCCCTGCCGCATCTGGTCCTGTTGAACAAGTCGGACCTGGCGGCGGCGGAGGAGGGGGGCGGATTCGCCGGGTCGGGGAAGAGGGGAGCCTTGCGCCTCTCCGCGAAAACAGGGGAGGGGATCGGGGATCTCGCGGCGGAGATCGCCCGGGAGGTGGCGCCGGCGGAAGGCGCGATCCGGACGCAGGCGCCGCTGACCCGCGCGCGGCAGCGGCTGGCGGTCGAGCGGGCGCTGTCGGCATTGTCGCGGGCGACGGCGGCGGCGGCGGAGGGACTACCGCTGGAGTTCCCGGCGGCGGACGTCCGGGAGGCGGCCGGGGCGCTCGCGGAGCTGCTGGGGGAAGTCGCCCCGGAAGAGGTCCTCGACGCGATCTTTAACTCGTTCTGCATTGGTAAGTAA